The following coding sequences lie in one Peribacillus frigoritolerans genomic window:
- the accB gene encoding acetyl-CoA carboxylase biotin carboxyl carrier protein, with the protein MKVQEIREIIKLVDQSNINEFVFENEGTKIKLKKTETGTVLHQAAAPAVVQTNAAVEVKPAAAPAPEVPKAVEPAKPAAADTENLHKITSPMVGTFYQSPAPDSPAYVKTGDKVTGDSIVCIVEAMKLFNEIEAEVSGEIVEVLVKEGQLVEYGQPLFLVKPE; encoded by the coding sequence ATGAAAGTGCAAGAAATTCGTGAAATTATTAAGCTAGTCGATCAATCAAATATCAATGAATTCGTTTTTGAAAATGAAGGAACGAAAATTAAATTGAAAAAAACTGAAACGGGTACAGTATTACACCAAGCAGCAGCTCCAGCAGTTGTTCAAACCAATGCAGCTGTAGAGGTCAAGCCCGCAGCGGCTCCTGCCCCTGAAGTACCGAAAGCTGTTGAACCTGCAAAACCGGCTGCAGCAGACACTGAAAATTTACATAAAATCACTTCTCCGATGGTCGGGACATTCTACCAATCTCCTGCACCGGATTCACCTGCATACGTAAAAACAGGCGATAAAGTAACAGGGGATTCCATCGTCTGCATCGTGGAAGCCATGAAGCTTTTCAATGAAATCGAAGCCGAAGTAAGCGGTGAAATCGTTGAAGTCCTTGTAAAAGAAGGCCAGCTTGTAGAATATGGTCAACCATTATTTTTAGTAAAGCCGGAATGA